The following DNA comes from Vespula pensylvanica isolate Volc-1 chromosome 5, ASM1446617v1, whole genome shotgun sequence.
TGGCATCGGTCCAGCAACCACGTTACTGAAATAGATTTCGGCGCTGGTAATGCAACGGGTCCTCGTAGGCAATGAATAGCGGCAAGAAGATCAGTAGCGCGTCGGCCAGTTCCCGAGGAAAAACCGGAGGTACCCGACTCCGCGAGCTACACATGAACGTGAGTGTGGAACCCTTTGATTCTTCAGTTAGTGAGTtctctcgatatatcgatcgatcgatcgatcatttgcttcgtcaattatttattgtgtCTACTTCGATGTGATTATCGCGTAAAAAAATCTATGCGTATCGTCGTCGTGTTTCCAAGAAAGTTCATGTAAATATCCGCGAGAATAGAGCGACTCTGCTCTATTTTCGTACAGTGCATCGTgccgaaggaaagagagagagagagagagagagaaattcaacGCCAAGCTGCCTGGCCTCCGCTCGCATTTTTCACGATGAtacgtgagagaaaaaagaaagaaaaaagataaataggcTAGCTGTTGATAGGTCCGTCGTGCGTGTTTTTAACgtcgaaatttcattttcatcgggAATGGCTCGAGATTGACGGAATTCGTATGTCTATCTAGAATTTGGAAGATCTCCAATTTGCTCGGGCTTTAGCGATTTCATCGAGGAACAATTCTCGTcaacgatttcttcttcttctccttcttcttcttcttcttcttcttccttcccttcGTTGCTAATCGGTACGATGAGTCATAACACAACAATGTGTTCCATGCTGCACAGTTTTACAAGTATTAGACAAGAGAATGACGTTCGAGTTATGTCGAACGATTAGacgagtaaaaatattatagaagagTAATAAAAAGCTAAAATTTTCTAGAACATTGTATCTATGCCGTTTGGCCCGGGAAAATTTGTTTGGCCGTCCAAAACAGTACTGCGGGGAACAAAAGAGATAGCCACgtagaaagggaagagaaggagtaAACGCGTTCTAAAGATACCATCTAATTCGAGAATCTAATTCACATTTATCTTACAGCCTTTAAGACTAACGTGATCGCAGAACGAAAATGTCGGAATATCAtggttatttatttacttggaATATTTCTACTGGACTATCGACGCCCATTCATATAACACGTGTCCCAGAATATGTCGAGGAATGTTATGTTGCGAGATGACGACATTTCGCTTTATTTTTGGACGCGGAACAGAGATTTTTCGTCAATGCCCCcgtaaataaaaacgatcaaAGGATACCCAGATTTATTCTATTTccgaagaataaaagaagctTCTTTTACAAGGATTAATTCATtatacgttttcttcttctaacgaCTTTGCAGAATCCGGGAGCTGAAAAATGGCGGCCCATGGCCATTTCGAATCCATCTACTCGATTGCGTATGGCACGGACCATGCCTCACTGGGTATTGGTACGTTCTAATATACTTTTACATAAccgattattaatatcaaaataaagaaGTTTACGATCTGACAATGATTTGACATTGACAAGTAACGTTTGACAATagctttgaaagaaaatttgtcgaattaagaataaaacaataaatgttGTATAAAAGGCACAACAGCAGAAGGATGCGGAGGAGCGGAAGGAACGAATACCAACCCCACCGAAGGTACCACCACCGTCGCTCTCCGGAGACTGTGGTGACCCAGACTACGAGATCATCGAATTCCCGATCCGAGGAACACCCCAGAAAACGACACCAATGTCGACCGACCTACCATCCATTACCAAGCACAGCAAATGTGCCCTTTGCGGCACCGAGAACGTCTTTGCACGATGCGACACCTGTAAAGAGAATTATTGCGAAGCATGTGACGACATGAATCATAAACATCCCAAGAGAAAAGCTCACGTTAGACGGAGGATCGTGACTGAAACTGCAGCAAAGAACAGACCACCTTTGCCACCAAAAGGTGAAAATCTAGCTGGTCCACCTCCTGTACCACCACCGAGAAGAAATCGCAAGAGCTCTCAGGTAGGCTGCATCCTATCCTAATTCCTGATATCCTATTACAAGAACATCTCCTAAAACACgataacttttctttcgttggtTATGtaccctatttctctctctctctctctctctctctctctctctctcttactcgctcactcactcactcactcactcactttttctctcttcgatattCCCTTTCCGGATCTGCAGATACCTTAATTATAACGACGGAtcttaatacataatatttatactcgTATTATTTAACGAACGTTCACGTTGATGATTCATTGTCACTACAAACGTCACACCGAGGCAACGAAGATTGTTTACccttcaatattttattaccgtTGAATTGTTTTACAGATTTTATTGTAACACCCTCGTATTGTTTTCTAATACACCATGTTACCGAAAAAGACGTCTGCCGTATTCACTGAacccgttctctctctctctttctctatcacaaTTTCCGTTTGAAGGTAACGGCGTGGAAAAGACCTCCGGCAAAGTCATCATagttaataatcaaaaaacaaCGGAGATATTGTTGCTTCGTTGAAACAGTGAATATGGCAGGTTAGGGTTAGAACGGTAACacgatcatttttcatataccATTCGTAATCTTTTCCGTACCGTTACTGGTACCTTCCCATTCCTGATCTTCCTGCAGGACGAGATTACACGCAGAAACATAGGATTTatacgtacctacctacctacctacgtttGAATTCTTTACAGCATCTACCATCGGCTTGTatcgcttaaaaaaaaaaaaaaaaaaaaaaaaagaattcactTACAGCGTATGTAGCATACAAAAAGTCACGTTTAGGAGTCGGCATTTCGTTTCGTAAATCCTTCTATGCGTATCCACGAAGCCAATTTATGTATTCGACAAAATATACCTATGTAAAAACCGAACGGTATTCCGAATGTCAAAATGTGATATCTAAATCCAACGTGTAAGCTAAAGTTTCGCGCTTAGGCCAAACTCACGCAGAATCAAGGAGGTACGAATCGATCATTGATCGAGAAACCGGGAAGTACGAAGCGTGATGTTTCCAACGCTAGTGGATCATCGTCGACGACTAGGGAGACAAATTTTCAAGGATCGAAGATTAACACCACGATCGAAGGATCGGGATCGAGTACCGACAAGATGTCTACCTTACAGGTATGCTTTTACtctatttatcgatatctttttGGTTTCGACATTGGAGAACTCGTAATCGTAGAACTTGAGAATGATTCTGATGTTTCAGGAAAGATACAGGAGATATCAGGAAGCAATGAGAGCCCAAGATGCAAATCGACGAAGACGTACACCATCCGATGCTTCGTCGAGAGAAACCGCAAGTCCCAGGCCAGTTAGCATAGGGAGTTCTAAAGCGACGCCGCCTttaccacctccaccacctcccAGATCTATAATACAATCGACCAGCGTGTGCGATCTCTCGGCACCGCACATGTGGAATCTTGGAATGCATCAGGTACGTAATCGGTAGGATAGAGAATATACGTAAAATAACGGATTTTATAATCAAAAGAAACTTGTCGACGCTTGCTTGTGTTCAGGCTCAATCGATGGCACAGTTAGGTCCCGGTGGAATGCCAATGATGTGGTACTCGCCGAACAATCCCTGGGACGCGTCGATGAGTGCTTCGACCTTGAGTTTAAATCATCCACCTTTATGGGCATACCCCATGGGATATCATCCGTCTCAAATGTTACCACCGCATTATCCGGGAACTCTGTCGAGACCGCACAGTCCAGCGAGGAGTTTAAAGTCGAGCAGAAGGTCCAGGGCACCCTCGCCATCTCCAAGTATAAAATCAAGAAAGTCTATCGtctcgagatcgagatcgagaatATCCCCTGGATCGCCTTCGGACGCTAGCTCCGAAGATTCCGAGGAATCTGACTTCGACGATAGACTTTCTCGAGGATCGAGAAGTATCAGACGAGGTAGCGTTCCAAGAAGTATCAGACAGAGAAGTTATCAAGATAACGATGGTTCTAGGACTTTACTGTCTCGACCTCGTCGAGAGTAAGTAGTCTATACGTTTGCTTTGTATTCTAACGATCGTACATTCCCAAGAGTATCGTTATTCATGAGTTCGATCTTTTAGGAGACTAACGTCGGAGGATAGGATGACCAGCACGGAGGAACAATGGTCTGAAAATCAATCGACCAGACGGTACTCGATGTCCTCGAGAGGTTACGAGGACTCTCGAAGGAACACGATCGATTCTCGTCTTCGGAACATCGAAAATGGAACTTACCATGATCAGCGAcgcgaacgacgacgacgtaaaAGTACCGACGAGGAACTGTCCGATCGAAAATCTAATCCAACAGCTAGAACAAGGATCACCAGTTCCTCCGACGATCATTTCGAACGAACGGAGAAACGTTCGACGTTATACGACGACGAAATCCTTTCGTCGAAGAGACACTCTTTAAGAAACGAAGACGATCCGAGGAGATCCATCTCGCAGAGAGCTTCGAGAATGACTTTGGCAGAGTCGCAAAGACAAGCTCTGGATTCTCGTGATTCGAccttgaaaagagaaacagaaaacgaGTCGGAACGTCTTTCGTCGCGTTCTATACGAAACGCTACGACGGACGTCGATGAACTGCGAAAAAGGGAACAACGTATTCAGGACCAAAATAATGTCTCGTCCAAGAGAATATCGTCCTTTAAGAGAGAGGACTCGTTGGATCAGGCTGAACGAGCTTCGGTACAGCGCAGCTCTAGAAGGTCTTCCATCGAAACGGATACGAATCAAAACTTTAAAAGATTGTCTTCGCGCGAAATGTCGCGAACGAAGGAGGACGACGAAAGGATGCTAGcgaggaataagaaagaatcgaGCGTAGATCGGGACTCTCAAATATCTCGAACTAACGAATCCATTCAaatcaaagagaagaaaacgaacgtGGAAGACAGCAATGAGTCGTTCAAAGGATCGAAAGAAATGGTAAAcgcgttaaagaaaaattctcctacgaataaaaaagctaCGATCGAATTACCAGCTGACGAGTGGTCCTGCGAGCATTGCACTTTCATAAACAAAATCACCGAACGCGTTTGCGTAATCTGCTGCAAGACCAGAAGCAGTGCCCTACCTTCGAACGAGACGGATGATGCCGATACCAACATAGAAGATATTCAAACaatcgataacgataacaaacAAGTGTCGGGTTCTACCGAGGATCCTAATCCCGATTtggagaagaaaacaaatcttttgaaaatctCGAATAGCGAAGAAAGTGGTGACAGTGGATCGACAAAGAACAAAGGTAGAACCGGACGAAAAATCAGCTTTTCTTTTGGTACCAAGTTATCCAAATGATGAACAAATTTTACACGTTACCCTCTTTTCATAAACGActcgttctttctcgttcgcttCCGTTAgtttccgttcgttcgttttcataAACACACCAGcccccattttttttctttcgattcgcgAGATTTCAAGatgtttctaaatatttttttaccgTTCTTCTAATAGACCATCGATCATTGTTCCTCTTCTCTATATGTGTATCCttgaatgaataataaagaagcaTGCAAACTGTTTCTCACGTCTTTCGTGGAAGTCAAATGCGTAAGCGTATTTGAAATTTCACCATGTGATTTATCTatgaaattcattattattcattcaaGTTACAATCTTTTCAAGAACGAATACGCATTTGACTTGTGGATATACCTTTACtccaaacaagaaaaaaatatattgaaagaaatataataaaataaggatagataaatagaataaatcaattgagaaaagaaaagtaaacttTACAATTTGTCGAATCGATTGAATGATCACACACGATTGTATAATCTTACATCAATGTTATTCATATCGACAACACTTACAATAAacaagtaattaaaaaagaaagacgacgaagaaaataaaaacgataagatAAGACGAATATTTTGTCGTTTTTCTCATCGGAAATGCACTTGTTCGGTTTCAGGTATAAGCCTAGCAGAAAGTTCGACAGATATGCATGACGTTAAATTAGCCGAATCATCGACTACGTCcgagagaaaagacgaaggaaCTTTGACATCCTCGACACTAACATTATCCTTATCAAAGGGAACTAACCCTGAAGATATCGATGAACTCGTAAAACGACCTGCGTTATCTAAATCCAATGAGAGGATCGAAGAAACTCGTAAAGTTTCAACCGGAACGTCTCCGCCACCGCAAAGTATTTCCACCCAAGTAAGCCACAAGTTCGAGAAATAAACACTTAACATATGTTTATCGACGATAATGtggtataatatttaatcgaaaagaaaataaaaaataaaaaaaaaaaaaaacgagaaaaaattgaCGAGAACGTTTATTCGatgggaaagaaataaatgtttcagACATACGATTTTCTTCCACGAGGAGGTAGTGGTTCCCTTCGTAGATCGATGTCAACATCCAAAGGATTTTTGTCTTACGAGGATAGCGAGACAGAGGTAGGAGGAGATAAGAGCTATATCAACTTTTATCCGTCCCGATCTggaatttataatgatttatatgattgaataaatttaatatacatgcGTATAAAATTGTTCCTTTCCTACGAGAGTTTGTTACAATGGACGGATGAAAGTTAATAAACGCAAAGTCTGATtgtttattaacgattaaaacgtTGTCGAAGAaactcatctcatctcatctcattcTCATTATTCGtcttaataaaaaacgatacgGAGCATATGTTCCAGGAACCAAATAGATTTACGAACAGTCCCGATCTGTATCCACGAACGATACAAGAACAATATCTGCGGCAAGCGATTTCAAGTCAGAGCAGAGATCGAACTCGAAGAAATTCCATCGACTCCGCTCATCTCTATTATCGCTCTAGGGTAATCAAGCTACTTGCTTTATCGTAATTGACGcgatggattttttttttgtgcaaAGTAATCATAGTTTTCTTAACCCAACAGTTCTAACAACTTTGTGTCCTCGGTGTGAACGTAGGTAGGCAGGAtgacgatttaattatttcttttttttcattatttttctaatatatatctacatatacatacatacatacatacatatatacatatatatatatatatattacacactcACAGGCTTTAGTTTTAATCAGGAGCATCATGTGTTAAGCTTGATCGCTTTTCTTGCGACTGAATAAAGCGAACGTATCTCTCATTGATTTTTGATATTTGTATTGCATAGGAACCTAGCCAGCCTAGATTCATCGAAGCAGGTCCTAGTACCTCGACTCAAGGTGTATCTACGTTGACTCGTCAAGGATTAGAAATCGTCGAGCTCTTGCGAGAAGCAGAGAGACAAGGATATTCGACTGACGACGTTCAGGTGGCTCTAGCACAGGGTGCGTCCAATCCAATAGAATGGTTAAAGACACAATGGCCTCGTTCGATCGAGGCTGTTCAAATCTTGGTAAGCACCCAAGggaaagaacagagagaaaataatatcggtGTCCTTTCTGTAAACGAAGCGAAGGATGCTTTGAGGTCGGTCAAAGGTGACGTTTGGAATGCTGTCACCATTGCTACCCAACGTAGACAGCACaaggtaatatatttatatacataggtatgcatatatatagaattatgaTAAACAAtagaatcaatttttaataatcttccatgacattttcttttcttcctagaCCGCAGAAATTCTAACAAAAGGCAATTTTACAATGGCTGATGTTGTTAAAGCTCTCGATAACAACGATGGCATCGTCGATGCCGCTTTACTCGAGCTACAGAAAAATCAACTGAAGCCGTTTTTAATGAGGATCTGGGGTCCTCCGGTCGGGGTTGAAAATGATGATGCTGCACCACAAGGAGGTGAGtcaatttattcttctcttataAGTAGGACATACGTATATCGAACTATAAATGCATTAgtaaattatacgaataattattaagaaatatataaatatttaataagacaTGACAGAGTAAGGACAATAAGAAAACATAatgcaaaaaaatttatctacgTAAATAGATGCGGCTGGTATAGTTGGTGGTGCAACAAGGATTCTCGAACAGATTACCACTGTATCGGATACGGAGGCGAAGAAGCAGGTAATGTCACCAATTATTGACAATTTCGTCGCATTGCAGACCGACTTTAGAAAACAGCTGGCGGCACTAAGACAAATGACTTATAATTGGGAATACGAGAAAGACCCTCTAAACGACACTCGAGGTAATAATTCGGTTGATTTACTCGGCAGCTCGAACGGCGAAGACCCAACGATCGACGAAACCCTATTGCCAAGATCggtagaaaatattcattcaaaTCGGACGGTCGATGTAGAGAttgaacaaacgaacaaagtAGAAAATACTATGGACGATAAGGATAATCAATTAGAGAGTAGTATAATTGAATcaatagaaaacaaacaaaaaattgacgatacgaatattatagaaaataatgcaGGATTAACGGTAAAGGAACAATTGGAGATCGAtgaaaaggatcgatcgattgacgAAAATaggacaaaagaaataattagcATCGATGAATCgtcgaaaaaaatagaaactcgTGATAAAgacgatcgaaataataattccaaAGATATTGCGACAGTAAATTCGTACGATGCAGTTGTTACGAATGAGAAACATTTCAATTCTGAGACTGTTACGGTAACGGAGAAATCCGATGATGAAGATGTTACGAAAgggaataaagaaataacgaatgaGAATGAAGTATCGATGGGTGAAGATGAAATAACGCAGAAAGAGGATAAAAGGCTCTTTCGTAACGAGACTTTGCcagaggataaaaaaaatagttctCAAGAGACCTCCCTTCAACAAGATACAAATATAGTCGAGCAACCGGATCTGAAAATGCATAATGACACTACGGATAGAACGATAACAAGAAAAGTAAACGAGCGAAACAAGTCTCaggtagaaaatttatttaggaACGAAGGTTCTTCCATAAACGAGCATGGTTTAGAAGTAAACGCTGTACCCCAGTCTAAGACGATGGAGTTGCTAATGTCTGCTGTTAGATCCTTGCCGGAACAAATGATAGGACCTTTCGTAACGGCTATGAAAATGTTATCGCCTAAATTAACGACGATCGATACCGATACCGATGTAAATGAAAacgatatcgatgaaaattattccaaCCCTGCCTCCACTCCTCATCCTGTTCATTCCGAGTCAATGATCGGAGAAAAGGaggtagaaaataataatgtaaatgatcgaccgatcgatataTCTGCATTAGATAAAAACGAAGTTAAGGATACAATCTCTGaatttatcgatgaaaataaagaaagtacTACGATCGATAGGGCtcaagaagaaacagaaatcgAACAACCACCTAGGGTCGTGCCTGATAAAgaacatgaaaataaaaatatatcgaagccGGATAACGTCAATGTGAAATTCGAAGCGAAGGATTTGACGGATCAACAGAAGGACTTCCGAGCGGTAGGTACGGATCGAACTGAAGCTAATACTGCGCTAACTAACATAGGACAGAATACTACAACAGATAAAACTGCAATCCCTTCGGACGTATCATTAACAAATGCACGTCATTACGAGCTGCCATTGAATCATGATTTTCAATCACGAACGATAATCGATACATACGTGGACATGCATTCTGAAATCGTTGTAGATAATGAAAACATGAATACGGAATTGATAGATCTACAAGATAATTTTCCAGTGATGGAGAAAACGCATGTAGAaagtaataatgattataatgataatgaaaatgataacaatgataaGACAAATAGAGATCCGATGAAACTGGATAAGGAGTTATCGAATGTAACTTCACGTATAATTAATGAACATTCCAATGATCAATCGCATCTAATTAATACATCAATGATCGATGGATCCATAAacataaaatcattttcaaaggaAGCGAATAACTCTTCCAATGATTTCGCATTACCCCATAACCCCATGATTGACTTAACGTTTGATAACAAACAGAATGATGCAGAATCATCATCGACTAACGACGAATCAATGGATAATCTAGATCCATTTGTTCGTAACGACACTCGTTCTAACGAAATTAGTAATCTGATCGAACTTAAAGATGATTTAATCCTCGACGTACCGATATTGACACCAATGAAAATATCCAATGACAATCAACGATTAAATCTAATCGACATTTtcgaatttgataaaaaagatttacagagtaatattttaaaagattcgGTCGATTCTAATTCgcttaatcgatcgaaatctaACGCGGCTTCTTTAAATTTCAATCCTAAATTCGTCGAAGAATCCTCCGAATTTTCATCGCgattaaaatcaaaagatCTCGATTCCAATAATAACGCACCAGAAAATTTATCCAATTTGTCGTCtttaaatcaaatcaaatcaaatgcATCTAACCTTTCGGAtatcgaacaaataaaaacgatagagaagatcgatgataaatcgcgcgaatcgaaagagagaaatgttgAATTTATTAGCGAAGTTATTTTATCGCCGTTATTAAAAGACATACAGACGGTTCGCGAGACGATCGACGACCAAAAACTTTCTTACGAAGTATCATCGTTTCTTGAAAACTTGAACTTTATCGAATCGTCTCCTCGGGTTTTTTTAGAATCGAATATTAATGACATCTCGGCTggtattatcgaaataaacatATCCGAATCTCCGATTATAGCTGTAAACGATTGCGCTCCGGtcaaagaagtagaaaaaattgattctgTATTggaaaccaaaaagaaaattgttgataAGATTAACGAGAAACCGATTGACGATTTAAATGTTAACATTTTCAAAAAGGTTAAATCTAGCGACGTTGAtaaaatcgaaacgaatttAATTGAACCAATTGGTACAATGAAACTAACGAGAGgagatattattaaagaacGATCTAAATCGCCGGTAAAAAAAGTAAGTAGAAGGAAATCGCCAGTTAAGATCATAAAGAGAGCTAATACGCTTCTACCTAAGAAGGTCTCGACAAAAATTAACGTCCTTCCGAGAACTACCGCTCTCGTGAAAGCGAGAAACGCAGCTGttgaaataatgaagaaacCGATCGCTTTGAAAAGTATTACACGGATCGAAGACACGCGATCGAAAGGATCTATCGAACAAATTGAAGACGTTCGTATTAAGAAATCGGAGAATACAATAAAACCGATAAAAACTACGATCGATAATGAAAAGAGATCTGCGAG
Coding sequences within:
- the LOC122629633 gene encoding E3 ubiquitin-protein ligase lubel isoform X2, which encodes MNSGKKISSASASSRGKTGGTRLRELHMNNPGAEKWRPMAISNPSTRLRMARTMPHWVLAQQQKDAEERKERIPTPPKVPPPSLSGDCGDPDYEIIEFPIRGTPQKTTPMSTDLPSITKHSKCALCGTENVFARCDTCKENYCEACDDMNHKHPKRKAHVRRRIVTETAAKNRPPLPPKGENLAGPPPVPPPRRNRKSSQAKLTQNQGGTNRSLIEKPGSTKRDVSNASGSSSTTRETNFQGSKINTTIEGSGSSTDKMSTLQERYRRYQEAMRAQDANRRRRTPSDASSRETASPRPVSIGSSKATPPLPPPPPPRSIIQSTSVCDLSAPHMWNLGMHQAQSMAQLGPGGMPMMWYSPNNPWDASMSASTLSLNHPPLWAYPMGYHPSQMLPPHYPGTLSRPHSPARSLKSSRRSRAPSPSPSIKSRKSIVSRSRSRISPGSPSDASSEDSEESDFDDRLSRGSRSIRRGSVPRSIRQRSYQDNDGSRTLLSRPRRERLTSEDRMTSTEEQWSENQSTRRYSMSSRGYEDSRRNTIDSRLRNIENGTYHDQRRERRRRKSTDEELSDRKSNPTARTRITSSSDDHFERTEKRSTLYDDEILSSKRHSLRNEDDPRRSISQRASRMTLAESQRQALDSRDSTLKRETENESERLSSRSIRNATTDVDELRKREQRIQDQNNVSSKRISSFKREDSLDQAERASVQRSSRRSSIETDTNQNFKRLSSREMSRTKEDDERMLARNKKESSVDRDSQISRTNESIQIKEKKTNVEDSNESFKGSKEMVNALKKNSPTNKKATIELPADEWSCEHCTFINKITERVCVICCKTRSSALPSNETDDADTNIEDIQTIDNDNKQVSGSTEDPNPDLEKKTNLLKISNSEESGDSGSTKNKGISLAESSTDMHDVKLAESSTTSERKDEGTLTSSTLTLSLSKGTNPEDIDELVKRPALSKSNERIEETRKVSTGTSPPPQSISTQTYDFLPRGGSGSLRRSMSTSKGFLSYEDSETEEPNRFTNSPDLYPRTIQEQYLRQAISSQSRDRTRRNSIDSAHLYYRSREPSQPRFIEAGPSTSTQGVSTLTRQGLEIVELLREAERQGYSTDDVQVALAQGASNPIEWLKTQWPRSIEAVQILVSTQGKEQRENNIGVLSVNEAKDALRSVKGDVWNAVTIATQRRQHKTAEILTKGNFTMADVVKALDNNDGIVDAALLELQKNQLKPFLMRIWGPPVGVENDDAAPQGDAAGIVGGATRILEQITTVSDTEAKKQVMSPIIDNFVALQTDFRKQLAALRQMTYNWEYEKDPLNDTRGNNSVDLLGSSNGEDPTIDETLLPRSVENIHSNRTVDVEIEQTNKVENTMDDKDNQLESSIIESIENKQKIDDTNIIENNAGLTVKEQLEIDEKDRSIDENRTKEIISIDESSKKIETRDKDDRNNNSKDIATVNSYDAVVTNEKHFNSETVTVTEKSDDEDVTKGNKEITNENEVSMGEDEITQKEDKRLFRNETLPEDKKNSSQETSLQQDTNIVEQPDLKMHNDTTDRTITRKVNERNKSQVENLFRNEGSSINEHGLEVNAVPQSKTMELLMSAVRSLPEQMIGPFVTAMKMLSPKLTTIDTDTDVNENDIDENYSNPASTPHPVHSESMIGEKEVENNNVNDRPIDISALDKNEVKDTISEFIDENKESTTIDRAQEETEIEQPPRVVPDKEHENKNISKPDNVNVKFEAKDLTDQQKDFRAVESNINDISAGIIEINISESPIIAVNDCAPVKEVEKIDSVLETKKKIVDKINEKPIDDLNVNIFKKVKSSDVDKIETNLIEPIGTMKLTRGDIIKERSKSPVKKVSRRKSPVKIIKRANTLLPKKVSTKINVLPRTTALVKARNAAVEIMKKPIALKSITRIEDTRSKGSIEQIEDVRIKKSENTIKPIKTTIDNEKRSASSMDQRSIESTFERSKKTTDIKNEKVESERDQSVDKNKSKIKFISKIPILTARCKTSSKIVQATASKDKPVKINKIILGSVPTRLPVARQTILKTNLKATKIPNISENVKEKEIVVRKEKESITIGRTADKVDDKKVDNDNDGFNCRTEKEKLESNLETLEIKTEVERSNNSDDDGSSSEHDDEEDEQDEEEEEEEEEEEEEKEVSDVEESSSVFDSSSESENFTVLMREVPKSSSDKSNSVESLLTVEDQIEKTLQAIRAELSNYESDELEENEDLKPDEKDAKDDTENEDSSSLSDEIFEEAICGGEESIDINITKMDEIEIIQNDLEIKTPEDSSIVSNLEETMVEKQISKDSNNKISKNNSVNDDVNKHSRVNEQSKVNEIFKKNTSKIAKLEKRNLHEGNTKDVKMIQSVRVLREVETNDKNKRKKDKEDPRVTQSKRFSLVASCIRRFEGEDKTERKRNEVENVNATRREGSPKTERERTARRLLAEGRASNYEEAEVAASLLALKFGDAEAIHAAKECGSVESALAFLQQECELCTGRYAMSQMISMLKCTHRCCNECAKNYFTIQISDRNIIDAVCPFCKEPNLRDANEDDVLEYFSNLDIQLKSLLDSPIHELFQRKLRDRTLMQDPNFKWCIQCSSGFYADPEHKRLICPDCRSITCAFCRKPWEKQHEGITCEQFAAWKDENDPDNQAAGLAKHLADNGIDCPKCKFRYSLSRGGCMHFTCSQCKFEFCCGCGKAFLMGAKCSISPYCAKLGLHAHHPRNCLFYLRDKEPAQLQQLLKENDIEYDTEGPIGERKCKVQLQKETPAGVVDAICNSDVVEGQAGLCRIHYVEYLVRKIRSTQLEPLPLLNIDDLETCVKRSGLKLPPNWQHYIEYLAGLVLKSKLDPVAIFDLNDAKQELRRRGKVPPAKDQEMSERDYLQACIQIVQKEIPLE